The Polyangiaceae bacterium genome includes a region encoding these proteins:
- a CDS encoding vitamin B12-dependent ribonucleotide reductase → MAQSTIVGQESNVKAAAAEEPAKKRGSARRKKGVSVERRFTQPGETGFENVTFELRKSVITNPDGSVVFKMEGAEIPAAWSQLATDIVVSKYFRKAGLHGDKTRGETSVRQVVHRLAHTIRNAGEHFGGYFASKKDADAFEAELSFLLVNQYGAFNSPVWFNCGLYHEYGIEGSGGNWAWSEATDTIGETANAYEKPQCSACFIQSVSDDLMAIYDLMKSEARLFKYGSGTGSNFSAIRGKQEKLSGGGTSSGLMSFLEVFDRAAGSTKSGGTTRRAAKMVCLDMDHPEIADFIGWKMREEKKAQALIAQGFENDFNGEAYRTVSGQNSNNSIRVTDDFMKAALAGGKWHTIARTTGDVVDTYEAADLWNMIAQSAWGCADPGVQYDTTINRWHTCPNSGRINASNPCSEYMFLDDTACNLASLNLTKFLRTDGSFDIDGYLHAVDVFFMAQEILVDFSSYPTKNIAQNSHDYRPLGLGYANLGTLLMLLGVPYDSDQGRAIAGALTAIMCGRAYAQSAKMAASKGPFPGFGKNREPMLRVMRMHQEAAYAINRDECPPELWRAAAAAWDEAVSVGEQHGYRNAQSTVLAPTGTIGLLMDCDTTGVEPDFALVKFKKLAGGGYFKIVNQSVPEALRRLGYAEAKIREIVAYVSGTNTLLGAPHVSRASLKQKGLTDEDLAKIEQAIPGVFDLHLAFAPWVLGKETYERLGVTAERMSVPGFNLLRHLGYKDAEISEANDVIIGRMTIEGAPYLSEEHYAVFDCANRCGRIGQRFLAPMSHVHMMAAVQPFLSGAISKTVNLPNDASVEDVREIYEEGWKLGLKAVALYRDGCKASQPLSTSNKDAKDSQTNEHEGVAPAARAVTLTRPQGTRVRLPKKRRGFTQEAAVGGHKVFLRTGEYDDGTLGEIFIDMHKEGAAFRSLMNCFAMAVSVGLQYGVPLETYVEQFTFTRFEPHGVVTGHPNIKFSTSIVDYLFRVLGVEYLKRYDFAQVKPAESQSGIEDPTNPLVEGPPESVSLLPPPGPGNEPQTLVGTDVHGALDAQLEEMMGDAPVCDSCGHITVRNGACYKCLNCGNSMGCS, encoded by the coding sequence ATGGCGCAGTCGACGATCGTGGGGCAGGAAAGCAACGTGAAGGCAGCAGCCGCGGAAGAGCCCGCCAAGAAGCGGGGCTCGGCGCGCCGCAAGAAGGGCGTCAGCGTGGAGCGGCGCTTCACCCAGCCGGGCGAGACCGGCTTCGAGAACGTCACCTTCGAGCTCCGGAAGAGCGTCATCACCAACCCCGACGGCTCGGTGGTCTTCAAGATGGAAGGCGCCGAGATCCCTGCCGCCTGGTCGCAGCTCGCGACCGACATCGTCGTCTCCAAGTACTTCCGCAAGGCCGGCCTGCACGGCGACAAGACGCGTGGCGAGACCAGCGTGCGCCAGGTCGTGCACCGCCTCGCGCACACCATCCGCAATGCCGGTGAGCACTTCGGCGGCTACTTCGCCAGCAAGAAGGACGCCGACGCCTTCGAAGCGGAGCTCTCCTTCCTGCTCGTCAACCAGTACGGCGCGTTCAACTCCCCGGTCTGGTTCAACTGCGGGCTCTACCACGAGTACGGCATCGAAGGCTCCGGCGGCAACTGGGCCTGGAGCGAGGCCACGGACACCATCGGCGAGACGGCCAACGCCTACGAGAAGCCTCAGTGCTCCGCCTGCTTCATCCAGAGCGTGTCGGACGACCTGATGGCGATCTACGACCTGATGAAGAGCGAAGCGCGGCTGTTCAAGTACGGCTCCGGCACCGGCTCGAACTTCAGCGCCATCCGCGGCAAGCAGGAGAAGCTCTCCGGCGGCGGGACCTCCAGCGGGCTGATGAGCTTCCTCGAGGTGTTCGACCGCGCGGCGGGCAGCACCAAGAGCGGCGGCACCACGCGGCGCGCCGCGAAGATGGTCTGCCTCGACATGGACCACCCGGAGATCGCGGACTTCATCGGCTGGAAGATGCGCGAGGAGAAGAAGGCTCAGGCGCTCATCGCCCAGGGCTTCGAGAACGACTTCAACGGTGAGGCCTACCGCACCGTCAGCGGGCAGAACAGCAACAACAGCATCCGCGTCACGGACGACTTCATGAAGGCCGCGCTCGCCGGCGGCAAGTGGCACACCATCGCCCGCACCACCGGCGACGTGGTGGACACCTACGAAGCGGCAGACCTCTGGAACATGATCGCCCAGAGCGCCTGGGGCTGCGCGGATCCGGGAGTGCAGTACGACACGACGATCAACCGCTGGCACACCTGCCCGAACTCGGGGCGCATCAACGCCTCTAACCCGTGCTCCGAGTACATGTTCCTCGACGACACGGCCTGCAACCTGGCGTCCTTGAACCTGACCAAGTTCCTGCGCACCGACGGCAGCTTCGACATCGACGGCTACCTGCACGCGGTGGACGTGTTCTTCATGGCTCAGGAGATCCTGGTGGACTTCTCGAGCTACCCCACCAAGAACATCGCGCAGAACTCCCACGACTACCGCCCGCTCGGCCTCGGCTACGCGAACCTGGGCACGCTCTTGATGCTGCTCGGCGTGCCGTACGACTCGGATCAGGGTCGCGCCATCGCCGGCGCGCTGACCGCCATCATGTGCGGCCGGGCATACGCCCAGAGCGCCAAGATGGCCGCCAGCAAGGGCCCCTTCCCCGGCTTCGGCAAGAACCGCGAGCCGATGCTGCGCGTGATGCGTATGCACCAGGAGGCGGCCTACGCCATCAACCGCGACGAGTGCCCGCCGGAGCTGTGGCGTGCTGCCGCCGCCGCCTGGGACGAGGCGGTGAGCGTCGGCGAGCAGCACGGCTACCGCAACGCACAGTCGACGGTGCTCGCGCCCACCGGGACCATCGGTCTCTTGATGGACTGCGACACCACCGGCGTCGAGCCGGACTTCGCGCTGGTGAAGTTCAAGAAGCTGGCCGGCGGCGGCTACTTCAAGATCGTGAACCAGTCGGTGCCGGAGGCGCTGCGGCGTCTCGGCTACGCCGAGGCGAAGATCCGCGAGATCGTCGCCTACGTCTCGGGCACCAACACGCTGCTCGGCGCTCCGCACGTGAGCCGCGCGTCGCTCAAGCAGAAGGGCCTCACGGACGAGGACCTGGCCAAGATCGAGCAAGCCATCCCCGGCGTGTTCGACCTGCACCTGGCGTTCGCGCCCTGGGTGCTCGGCAAGGAGACCTACGAGCGCCTGGGTGTCACCGCCGAGCGCATGAGCGTGCCGGGCTTCAACCTGCTCAGGCACCTGGGCTACAAGGACGCGGAGATCTCCGAGGCCAACGACGTCATCATCGGTCGCATGACCATCGAGGGCGCGCCGTACCTGAGCGAGGAGCACTACGCCGTGTTCGACTGCGCCAACCGCTGCGGCCGCATCGGGCAGCGCTTCCTGGCGCCGATGTCCCACGTGCACATGATGGCGGCGGTGCAGCCCTTCCTGTCCGGCGCGATCAGCAAGACGGTGAACCTGCCGAACGACGCCAGCGTGGAGGACGTCCGCGAGATCTACGAGGAGGGCTGGAAGCTCGGGCTCAAGGCCGTGGCCCTCTACCGCGACGGTTGCAAGGCCAGTCAGCCGCTCTCGACCTCGAACAAGGACGCCAAGGACAGCCAGACCAACGAGCACGAGGGGGTCGCGCCGGCCGCACGCGCGGTCACCCTGACGCGCCCGCAGGGCACTCGCGTCCGGCTGCCCAAGAAGCGCCGCGGCTTCACCCAGGAGGCCGCCGTCGGTGGCCACAAGGTGTTCCTGCGCACCGGCGAATACGACGACGGCACGCTGGGCGAGATCTTCATCGACATGCACAAGGAAGGCGCCGCCTTCCGATCGCTGATGAACTGCTTCGCGATGGCGGTGTCGGTCGGCCTGCAATACGGCGTGCCGCTCGAGACCTACGTCGAGCAGTTCACCTTCACGCGCTTCGAGCCCCACGGCGTGGTCACGGGGCATCCGAACATCAAGTTCTCGACCAGCATCGTGGACTACCTCTTCCGCGTGCTCGGCGTCGAGTACCTGAAGCGCTACGACTTCGCGCAGGTGAAGCCGGCGGAGTCGCAGTCCGGCATCGAGGATCCGACGAATCCGCTGGTCGAGGGACCGCCGGAGAGCGTGAGCCTGTTGCCCCCGCCGGGCCCCGGCAACGAGCCGCAGACGCTGGTCGGCACCGACGTGCACGGCGCGCTCGACGCTCAGCTCGAGGAGATGATGGGCGACGCCCCGGTGTGTGACAGCTGCGGTCACATCACCGTCCGCAACGGCGCTTGCTACAAGTGCCTGAACTGCGGCAACTCGATGGGATGCTCATAG
- a CDS encoding serine/threonine protein kinase, with amino-acid sequence MRTLGEIQPGQTVGRYEFLVPIAQGGMAAVWAARLKGTRGFTKTVAVKTMLPTISDNPHFEQMFLDEAQIAARIRHPNVVEISDLGEQDDLLYLVMEWVDGEPLSNIRRTAAKREGIPRPIAVKIVQDAAAGLHAAHELKDEQGTPIGLVHRDISPQNILITFDGVVKIVDFGVAKAAGRTVEHTNSGQIKGKPPYMSPEQALGKDIDRRTDIFALGIILYQLTTGKHPFRGENDMITLQNIVSDRPIIPPRAYDKEYPKPLESVVMRALDRDPNKRFQTAAELEAALDRVFPPTVPRVRTEDVGKFVTAMLGDRGDERRAALRDAIRLADERASSVEASGTTGRFPELGTRVVPAPFGSPSNPDHSRPSVTGLTGLTGPTPSGAFLRPSVPEFTSSALSAPETPFGTQLPSEPPKKKSRGAVWVVGGLFVAALFIGGALVLTRTLKGSGDSPAAQSPVVPTASVASAEPEAPKKPDDGEKLDETGAIDLNQLGVEKGQQARQGGLAKAPVKDPKEAAEPKDAKDPKKPDPKKPEVKKGGGFVPPPVTDPGF; translated from the coding sequence ATGAGGACGCTCGGGGAAATCCAGCCCGGCCAGACGGTGGGCCGGTACGAGTTCCTGGTGCCAATCGCACAGGGGGGCATGGCTGCCGTTTGGGCCGCGCGCCTCAAGGGCACCCGCGGCTTCACCAAGACGGTCGCAGTCAAGACCATGCTGCCGACCATCAGCGACAACCCGCACTTCGAGCAGATGTTCCTCGACGAGGCGCAGATCGCGGCGCGCATCCGTCACCCGAACGTCGTCGAGATCTCCGACCTCGGCGAGCAGGACGACCTGCTCTACCTGGTGATGGAGTGGGTGGACGGCGAGCCGCTCTCGAACATCCGCCGCACCGCCGCCAAGCGCGAGGGCATCCCGCGGCCCATCGCCGTCAAGATCGTGCAGGACGCAGCCGCGGGATTGCACGCCGCGCACGAGCTGAAGGACGAGCAGGGCACGCCCATCGGCCTCGTGCACCGGGACATCTCGCCGCAGAACATCCTCATCACCTTCGACGGCGTGGTGAAGATCGTCGATTTCGGCGTGGCCAAGGCCGCCGGTCGCACCGTCGAGCACACCAACTCCGGACAGATCAAGGGCAAGCCGCCGTACATGTCCCCCGAGCAAGCGCTCGGCAAGGACATCGATCGGCGCACCGACATCTTCGCGCTGGGCATCATCCTCTACCAGCTCACGACCGGTAAACATCCGTTCCGCGGCGAGAACGACATGATCACGCTGCAGAACATCGTCTCCGACCGGCCGATCATCCCGCCGCGGGCCTACGACAAGGAGTACCCGAAACCGCTCGAGTCGGTGGTGATGCGCGCGCTCGATCGCGATCCGAACAAGCGCTTCCAGACCGCCGCGGAGCTCGAGGCCGCGCTCGATCGCGTCTTCCCGCCGACCGTCCCGCGGGTGCGCACCGAGGACGTCGGCAAGTTCGTGACGGCCATGCTCGGGGATCGAGGCGACGAGCGGCGCGCGGCGCTGCGCGACGCCATCCGGCTCGCCGACGAGCGCGCGTCTTCCGTCGAGGCGTCCGGCACGACGGGGCGCTTCCCGGAGCTCGGCACGCGCGTCGTGCCTGCGCCGTTCGGCTCGCCGTCGAACCCCGACCACTCGCGTCCCTCCGTCACCGGCCTGACCGGGCTGACCGGCCCCACGCCGAGCGGTGCGTTCCTCCGGCCGTCGGTGCCGGAGTTCACCTCCAGCGCGCTCAGCGCACCGGAGACTCCGTTCGGAACTCAGCTCCCGTCCGAGCCGCCCAAGAAGAAGAGCCGCGGCGCGGTCTGGGTCGTGGGCGGCTTGTTCGTCGCAGCGCTGTTCATCGGCGGCGCGCTGGTGCTGACGCGCACGCTGAAGGGCAGCGGGGACAGCCCTGCCGCGCAGTCGCCGGTGGTGCCGACGGCGTCGGTGGCGTCCGCCGAGCCGGAGGCGCCGAAGAAGCCGGACGACGGCGAGAAGCTCGACGAGACGGGGGCCATCGATCTGAACCAGCTCGGCGTCGAGAAGGGCCAGCAGGCCCGACAAGGCGGCCTGGCGAAGGCGCCGGTGAAGGACCCGAAGGAAGCCGCGGAGCCCAAAGACGCGAAGGATCCGAAGAAACCGGATCCGAAGAAGCCCGAGGTCAAGAAGGGCGGCGGCTTCGTCCCGCCGCCCGTCACCGACCCGGGGTTCTGA
- a CDS encoding AMP-binding protein, with amino-acid sequence MTLETQLDFAQKWERECPDDIWFTQPLGGGKLRDFTFKEAIGEARRMAAHLKSLDLPEKSQIALFSKNTAWWILADLAIWMAGHVSVPLYPTLTPETIRQILEHSEAKLIFIGKLDGFKAMEPGIPEGLPRITLPLSPKLDAPSWDSIVEKTEPLAGEIRRPKTDLATIVYTSGSTGVPKGVMHSFQTMIDPGQKFLEFLEIKREDRMLSYLPLAHAFERYVVETGTLGTGFRVFFAESLDTFIEDIKRARPTLFVSVPRLWQKFQLGVFSKMPEHKLSFMLKVPILSGIIKKKVLGGLGFDQVRIAGSGSAPIPAELIAWYRSLGLELLEGYGMSENFSYSHMTLPGDVRVGYVGKACAGVECKLSPEGEVLVKSPGTMLGYFKAPELTAEMFTEDGFLRTGDRGEVDAEGRLKITGRVKELFKTSKGKYVAPAPIENKLLLHSDVEQALVTGNGFPQPYGMVVLSEQARKRAKDEAERQQLAAALKGHLDEVNATLDQHEQLDLLAVVTDEWTIENGLLTPTMKLKRSAIEQKYGPRAESWYEQKKPVIWA; translated from the coding sequence ATGACGCTCGAGACGCAGCTGGACTTTGCACAGAAGTGGGAGCGCGAGTGCCCGGACGACATCTGGTTCACGCAGCCGCTCGGCGGGGGCAAGCTGCGAGACTTCACCTTCAAGGAAGCCATCGGCGAGGCGCGGCGCATGGCGGCCCACCTGAAGTCGCTGGACCTGCCGGAAAAGTCGCAAATCGCGCTGTTCAGCAAGAACACGGCCTGGTGGATCTTGGCGGATCTCGCCATCTGGATGGCCGGCCACGTCTCGGTCCCGCTCTACCCCACGCTCACGCCGGAGACGATCCGGCAGATCCTCGAGCACAGCGAGGCGAAGCTCATCTTCATCGGCAAGCTCGACGGCTTCAAGGCGATGGAGCCGGGCATCCCCGAGGGGCTGCCGCGCATCACGCTGCCGCTCTCGCCGAAGCTCGACGCGCCGAGCTGGGACTCGATCGTCGAGAAGACGGAGCCCCTGGCCGGCGAAATCCGCCGCCCCAAGACCGATCTGGCGACCATCGTCTACACCTCGGGCTCGACCGGCGTGCCCAAGGGCGTGATGCACAGCTTCCAGACCATGATCGACCCGGGCCAGAAGTTCCTGGAGTTCCTGGAGATCAAGCGGGAGGACCGCATGCTGTCCTACCTGCCGCTGGCCCACGCCTTCGAGCGCTACGTGGTCGAGACGGGCACCCTCGGCACGGGCTTCCGGGTGTTCTTCGCCGAGAGCCTCGACACCTTCATCGAGGACATCAAGCGCGCGCGCCCCACGCTGTTCGTCAGCGTGCCGCGGCTCTGGCAGAAGTTCCAGCTCGGCGTATTCTCCAAGATGCCCGAGCACAAGCTGAGCTTCATGCTCAAGGTGCCGATCCTGAGCGGCATCATCAAGAAGAAGGTGCTCGGCGGCCTGGGCTTCGATCAGGTGCGCATCGCCGGCAGCGGCTCGGCGCCCATCCCCGCGGAGCTCATCGCCTGGTACCGCTCGCTCGGCCTCGAGTTGCTCGAGGGCTACGGAATGAGCGAGAACTTCAGCTACTCGCACATGACGCTGCCGGGGGACGTGAGGGTCGGCTACGTCGGCAAGGCGTGCGCCGGCGTCGAGTGCAAGCTGAGCCCCGAGGGCGAGGTCTTGGTCAAGAGCCCGGGCACGATGCTCGGCTACTTCAAGGCGCCGGAGCTCACCGCCGAGATGTTCACCGAGGACGGCTTCCTGCGCACCGGCGACCGCGGCGAGGTGGACGCGGAGGGTCGCTTGAAGATCACCGGACGCGTGAAGGAGCTGTTCAAGACCAGCAAGGGCAAATACGTCGCCCCCGCGCCCATCGAGAACAAGCTGCTCCTGCACTCCGACGTCGAGCAGGCGCTGGTCACCGGCAACGGCTTCCCTCAGCCCTACGGCATGGTGGTGCTCAGCGAGCAGGCTCGGAAGCGCGCCAAGGACGAGGCCGAGCGGCAGCAGCTGGCCGCCGCGCTCAAAGGCCACCTCGACGAGGTGAACGCCACGCTCGATCAGCACGAGCAGCTCGACCTGCTCGCAGTGGTCACCGACGAGTGGACGATCGAGAACGGCTTGCTCACGCCGACCATGAAGCTCAAGCGCAGCGCCATCGAGCAGAAGTACGGCCCGCGCGCCGAGAGCTGGTACGAGCAGAAGAAGCCGGTGATCTGGGCGTGA
- a CDS encoding polyamine aminopropyltransferase: MTDGDESIEPKPRGWPDPGRAAPARTHATLLLSMVLVIATAGLVYELVMAAVASYVLGDSVTQFSTVIGVYLSAMGLGAWLSRFAERRLSLLFVDIELGTALIGGLCAPGLLLAFSYTNAFRLILYATVVAVGVLVGLELPLLMRILRRELEFKELIARALTFDYAGALVGSLAFSLFLVPRLGLVHTSLACGLLNAAVGLLSTWVLVPESEEERRGMAGARLRAVFVLVLLGLALLQGKHLTSLAEAQSFGGRVLHAESSPYQRIVLSERGNGFALHLNGNLQFTSRDEHRYHEALVHPAMAAAASRRRVLVGGGGDGLAVREILRWPDVERVVLVDLDRAVTDLARTRPELVAQNQGSLSDPKVQVINADAMIWVAESRESFDVIVLDFPDPSNYSVGKLYSTELYQRVRARLAPGGALGVQSTSPLLARQSFWCVVGTLRAVGLSVLPYRVYVPSFADWGFVLAGLDPVERPTRLPPGPLAYLDAHTLAQLFELPSDVGELPVEPNRLNNQALVSYYLREWSRWE, encoded by the coding sequence ATGACGGACGGGGACGAGTCGATCGAACCGAAGCCGCGCGGTTGGCCAGACCCCGGCCGCGCCGCTCCTGCTCGGACGCACGCCACGCTGCTGCTCAGCATGGTGCTGGTCATCGCCACCGCCGGGCTGGTGTACGAGCTGGTGATGGCGGCCGTCGCGAGCTACGTGCTCGGCGACTCGGTCACCCAGTTCTCGACCGTCATCGGCGTCTACCTGTCGGCGATGGGCCTGGGGGCCTGGCTCTCGCGCTTCGCCGAGCGCCGGCTCTCGCTCCTGTTCGTGGACATCGAGCTCGGCACTGCGCTGATCGGCGGGCTGTGCGCGCCGGGTCTGCTCCTGGCGTTCAGCTACACCAACGCGTTCCGGCTGATCCTGTACGCGACCGTGGTCGCGGTGGGCGTGCTGGTGGGCCTGGAGCTGCCGCTCCTGATGCGCATCCTCCGGCGCGAGCTCGAGTTCAAGGAGCTGATCGCCCGCGCCCTCACCTTCGACTACGCCGGCGCGCTGGTGGGCTCCTTGGCGTTCTCCCTGTTCCTGGTGCCGCGCCTGGGCCTCGTCCACACCTCGCTGGCCTGCGGGCTCTTGAACGCGGCGGTGGGGCTGCTCTCGACCTGGGTCCTGGTCCCCGAGTCGGAAGAAGAGCGGCGCGGCATGGCGGGCGCGCGCCTGCGCGCCGTGTTCGTGCTGGTCCTGCTCGGCCTGGCGCTCTTGCAGGGCAAGCACTTGACCTCCCTCGCCGAGGCGCAGAGCTTCGGCGGCCGCGTGCTGCACGCCGAGAGCTCGCCGTACCAGCGCATCGTCCTGTCCGAGCGGGGCAACGGGTTCGCGCTGCACCTGAACGGCAACCTCCAGTTCACGAGCCGAGACGAGCACCGGTACCACGAGGCGCTGGTGCACCCTGCGATGGCGGCGGCGGCCTCCCGGCGCCGCGTTCTGGTGGGCGGCGGCGGCGACGGCCTCGCGGTCCGCGAGATCCTGCGCTGGCCCGACGTGGAGCGCGTCGTCCTGGTGGATCTGGACCGCGCCGTCACCGATCTGGCGCGCACGCGGCCCGAGCTCGTGGCGCAGAACCAGGGCTCGCTGTCCGATCCGAAGGTCCAGGTCATCAACGCCGACGCCATGATCTGGGTCGCGGAGAGCCGCGAGAGCTTCGACGTCATCGTCCTCGACTTCCCCGACCCCAGTAACTACTCGGTGGGCAAGCTCTACAGCACCGAGCTCTACCAGCGGGTGCGCGCCCGGCTCGCGCCGGGCGGCGCGCTCGGCGTGCAGTCCACCTCCCCGCTCCTGGCGCGGCAGTCCTTCTGGTGCGTGGTCGGCACGCTGCGCGCGGTGGGGCTCAGCGTCCTGCCCTACCGCGTTTACGTGCCGAGCTTCGCGGACTGGGGCTTCGTGCTCGCGGGGCTCGACCCCGTCGAGCGTCCCACCCGCCTGCCGCCGGGCCCGCTGGCCTACCTGGACGCGCACACCCTGGCCCAGCTGTTCGAGCTCCCGAGCGACGTCGGCGAGCTGCCGGTCGAGCCGAACCGCCTGAACAACCAGGCCCTGGTCTCGTATTACCTGCGCGAGTGGAGCCGTTGGGAGTAG
- a CDS encoding DUF350 domain-containing protein, with amino-acid sequence MDINWAPFVKALIASIVYSLIGIVMFGISFLVIKLVTPFSLRKEIEEDQNTALAIMIGSVILGLSIIIASAIGG; translated from the coding sequence ATGGACATCAACTGGGCCCCGTTCGTGAAAGCACTGATCGCGTCGATCGTCTACTCGCTGATCGGCATCGTGATGTTCGGCATCAGCTTCCTGGTGATCAAGCTGGTGACACCCTTCTCGCTCCGGAAGGAAATCGAGGAGGACCAGAACACCGCGCTCGCGATCATGATCGGCTCGGTCATCCTGGGGCTGAGCATCATCATCGCCTCCGCCATCGGCGGCTGA